Proteins encoded by one window of Azospirillum brasilense:
- a CDS encoding SpoVR family protein: MTAVIDKPDSLLYDGADWDYDKIKRVYDAIEDIALKDMGLSVYPNQIEVITAEQMLDAYSSIGMPLMYKHWSFGKHFARDEMLYRKGYRGLAYEIVINSSPCISYIMEENTMTMQTLVIAHAAFGHNHFFKNNQLFQQWTDAEGILDYLEFAKSYIAQCEDRYGHHAVERVLDAAHALMNQGVHKYPKKRSLDLRLEQKRERERQEYQEQTFNDLWRTVPKVAVGGNRPSKSVSERKKLLGLPEENLLYFLEKKAPRLEHWQREILRIVRHMAQYFYPQKQTKLMNEGCATYTHYTILNEMHRRGMISEGAMLEFLHSHTSVVFQPEFDDQRFSGINPYALGFAMMQDIQRIAETPTDEDRYWFPDLAGRGDGMGALRDAWANFRDESFVLQYLSPHLMRKFKMFSVRDDAEDPYLLVENIHNERGYRGIRKLLARQYDLGFLEPDIQIVDVDLAGDRKLILHHRVTNGVLLDESDAKAVLRHIANLWGYEVQLVEVSALSDAILKEHAVTAPSGIGG; encoded by the coding sequence ATGACCGCTGTGATCGACAAGCCCGACAGCCTGCTCTACGACGGGGCGGACTGGGATTACGACAAGATCAAGCGCGTCTACGACGCCATCGAGGACATCGCCCTGAAGGACATGGGCCTCAGCGTCTATCCCAACCAGATCGAGGTCATCACCGCCGAGCAGATGCTCGACGCCTATTCGTCCATCGGCATGCCGCTGATGTACAAGCACTGGTCCTTCGGCAAGCATTTCGCCCGTGACGAGATGCTCTACCGCAAGGGCTACCGCGGCCTTGCCTACGAGATCGTCATCAACTCCAGCCCCTGCATCAGCTACATCATGGAAGAGAACACCATGACGATGCAGACGCTGGTGATCGCCCACGCCGCCTTCGGCCACAACCATTTCTTCAAGAACAACCAGCTCTTCCAGCAGTGGACGGACGCCGAGGGCATCCTCGACTATCTGGAATTCGCCAAATCCTACATCGCCCAGTGCGAGGACCGCTATGGCCACCACGCGGTGGAGCGGGTGCTCGACGCCGCCCACGCGCTGATGAACCAGGGCGTGCACAAGTACCCGAAGAAGCGCAGCCTCGACCTGCGGCTGGAGCAGAAGCGCGAGCGGGAGCGGCAGGAGTACCAGGAGCAGACCTTCAACGACCTGTGGCGCACCGTGCCGAAGGTCGCCGTCGGCGGCAACCGCCCGTCCAAGTCGGTGTCTGAGCGCAAGAAGCTGCTCGGCCTGCCCGAAGAGAACCTGCTCTATTTCCTGGAGAAGAAGGCGCCGCGGCTGGAGCACTGGCAGCGCGAGATCCTCCGCATCGTTCGCCACATGGCCCAGTATTTCTACCCGCAGAAGCAGACCAAGCTGATGAACGAGGGGTGTGCGACCTACACCCACTACACCATCCTGAACGAGATGCACCGGCGCGGGATGATCAGCGAAGGCGCGATGCTGGAATTCCTGCATTCGCACACCTCCGTGGTGTTCCAGCCGGAGTTCGACGACCAGCGCTTCTCGGGCATCAACCCCTACGCGCTGGGCTTCGCGATGATGCAGGACATCCAGCGCATCGCCGAGACCCCGACGGACGAGGACCGCTACTGGTTCCCCGACCTCGCCGGGCGGGGCGACGGCATGGGCGCGCTGCGCGACGCCTGGGCCAACTTCCGCGACGAGAGCTTCGTCCTCCAGTATCTCAGCCCGCACCTGATGCGGAAGTTCAAGATGTTCAGCGTGCGCGACGACGCGGAAGATCCCTATCTGCTGGTCGAGAACATCCACAACGAGCGCGGCTACCGCGGCATCCGCAAGCTGCTGGCGCGGCAGTACGACCTCGGCTTCCTGGAGCCGGACATCCAGATCGTCGACGTCGATCTGGCCGGCGACCGCAAGCTGATCCTGCACCACCGCGTGACCAACGGCGTGCTGCTGGACGAGAGCGACGCCAAGGCCGTGCTGCGCCACATCGCGAACCTGTGGGGCTACGAGGTTCAGCTCGTCGAGGTGTCGGCCCTGTCCGACGCCATCCTGAAGGAGCACGCGGTCACCGCGCCCAGCGGAATCGGGGGGTAA
- a CDS encoding response regulator, protein MPAAFGDFSVLVIEDESFTRMVLAKMLATLGFRSVHQAADGEAGLAAVCAHGPDLVVCDVEMQPMDGLGFLKALRASPDARHRALPVIFMTNRADQSRVEEAAAFGADTFILKPATPASLKETLGAKLG, encoded by the coding sequence ATGCCGGCGGCGTTCGGAGATTTTTCCGTTCTGGTGATCGAAGACGAGAGCTTCACCCGCATGGTGCTGGCGAAGATGCTGGCCACGCTGGGCTTCCGCTCCGTCCATCAGGCCGCCGACGGCGAGGCCGGGCTGGCCGCCGTGTGCGCGCATGGCCCCGATCTTGTCGTCTGCGACGTGGAGATGCAGCCGATGGACGGGCTGGGCTTCCTGAAGGCGCTGCGGGCCAGCCCCGACGCCCGCCACCGCGCGCTGCCGGTGATCTTCATGACCAACCGCGCTGACCAGAGCCGTGTGGAGGAAGCCGCGGCCTTCGGCGCCGACACCTTCATCCTCAAGCCGGCCACGCCGGCGTCGCTCAAGGAAACGCTGGGCGCCAAGCTCGGCTGA
- a CDS encoding YeaH/YhbH family protein — MNIIDRRLNPQGKSLANRQRFLRRAKEQVVKAVRDASGKRGIQDIENGEKVTISTGGVREPSFHRSGAGGVRDYVVPGNKEYVEGDTIARPESGGGRGGNEGSPDGEGDDDFRFVLSREEFLDIFLEDLELPDLVKQKVKQTESHSLTRAGYSVTGSPANLNLVRTMRNSLSRRIALKRPKPADMLELEALLREAEDRGDDPETLREMRDQLERHYLRSKRIPFIDPIDVRYNRFETVPKPIAQAVMFCLMDVSGSMTEHMKDLAKRFFMLLYLFLKRRYRSVDIVFIRHTHEAKEVDEDTFFYSTETGGTVVSTALEEMQRIVKERYPENEWNIYAAQASDGDNMSSDNARSAGLLRDGILPLCQYFAYIEVAAEHNMGLSALGRETELWRTYKTVQGPDLPIAMRRVRSRREIFPVFRDLFAREKAGA; from the coding sequence ATGAACATCATCGACCGTCGCCTGAATCCGCAAGGCAAGAGCCTGGCCAACCGCCAGCGTTTCCTGCGCCGTGCCAAGGAGCAGGTGGTGAAGGCGGTGCGGGATGCCTCCGGCAAACGCGGCATCCAGGACATCGAAAACGGTGAGAAGGTGACCATCTCGACCGGCGGCGTTCGGGAGCCCTCCTTCCACCGCTCCGGCGCCGGCGGCGTGCGCGACTACGTCGTGCCGGGCAACAAGGAGTATGTGGAGGGAGACACCATCGCGCGGCCGGAGAGCGGCGGCGGCCGCGGCGGCAACGAAGGCAGTCCGGACGGGGAGGGCGACGATGATTTCCGCTTCGTCCTGTCCCGCGAGGAGTTCCTGGACATCTTCCTGGAGGACCTGGAGCTTCCCGACCTCGTCAAGCAGAAGGTCAAGCAGACGGAATCCCACTCGCTGACGCGGGCGGGCTATTCGGTGACCGGCTCGCCGGCCAACCTGAACCTCGTCCGCACCATGCGCAACAGCCTCAGCCGGCGCATCGCGCTGAAGCGCCCCAAGCCGGCGGACATGCTGGAGCTGGAGGCGCTCCTGCGCGAGGCGGAGGACCGTGGCGACGATCCCGAGACGCTGCGGGAGATGCGCGACCAGCTGGAGCGGCACTATCTCCGTTCCAAGCGCATCCCCTTCATCGACCCGATCGACGTCCGCTACAACCGGTTCGAGACGGTGCCGAAGCCCATCGCGCAGGCGGTCATGTTCTGCCTGATGGACGTTTCCGGCTCGATGACCGAGCACATGAAGGACCTCGCCAAGCGCTTCTTCATGCTGCTCTATCTGTTCCTGAAGCGGCGCTACCGGTCGGTCGACATCGTCTTCATCCGCCACACCCACGAGGCCAAGGAGGTGGACGAGGACACGTTCTTCTACTCCACCGAGACCGGCGGCACCGTGGTCTCCACGGCGCTGGAGGAGATGCAGCGCATCGTCAAGGAGCGCTATCCGGAGAACGAGTGGAACATCTACGCCGCCCAGGCGTCGGACGGCGACAACATGTCGTCGGACAACGCGCGGTCGGCGGGCCTGCTGCGCGACGGCATCCTGCCGCTGTGCCAGTACTTCGCCTACATCGAGGTGGCGGCGGAGCACAACATGGGCCTGTCGGCGCTGGGCCGCGAGACGGAGCTGTGGCGGACCTACAAGACGGTCCAGGGGCCGGATCTGCCGATCGCCATGCGCCGCGTCCGTTCCCGCCGGGAGATCTTCCCGGTCTTCCGCGACCTGTTCGCCCGCGAGAAGGCGGGGGCGTAG
- a CDS encoding PrkA family serine protein kinase yields MFPADELFTRYTQSYEGRREVEMSLTEYLQECRDDPMMYASAPERILAAIGEPEVVDTAKDPRLGRIFMNRTIKIYPAFADFYGMEETIERIVGFFRHAAQGLEERKQILYLLGPVGGGKSSLAERLKSLMEKCPVYVLKAGKEVSPVFESPLGLFNPDEMGDLLEDRYGIPRRRLTGLMSPWAVKRLDEFGGDISRFRVVKLHPSKLRQICVTKTEPGDENNQDISSLVGKVDIRKLEMYSQNDPDAYSFSGGLNRASQGLLEFVEMFKAPIKMLHPLLTATQEGNYVGSENIGAIPFQGIILAHSNEAEWQSFKNNKNNEAFIDRICVIKVPYCLRVQEEQRIYDKLVKGSDLATAPCAPSTLEMLAKFSVLSRMRDHPNSSLYSKMRVYDGESMKETDPKAKSMQEYRDQAGVDEGMDGISTRFAFKVLAATFNYDSNEISADPVHLMYILEQSIKREQFPDDTEKKYIEFIKAEMAPRYAEFIGNEIQKAYLESYSDYGQNLFDRYVDYADAWIEDQDFKDPDTGQLMNRELLNQELTKIEKPAGIANPKDFRNEVVKFALRARAANAGRNPSWTSYEKIREVIEKRMFSQVEDLLPVISFGSKKDGETEKKHNEFVSRMMSRGYTERQVRRLVEWYMRVKQAG; encoded by the coding sequence ATGTTCCCGGCCGACGAACTGTTCACGCGCTACACACAGTCCTACGAGGGGCGCCGTGAGGTCGAGATGAGCCTCACGGAATACCTCCAGGAATGCCGCGACGACCCGATGATGTATGCCTCCGCTCCGGAGCGCATCCTCGCCGCCATCGGCGAACCGGAAGTCGTCGACACCGCCAAGGACCCGCGCCTTGGCCGAATCTTCATGAACCGGACGATCAAGATCTATCCGGCCTTCGCCGACTTCTACGGCATGGAGGAGACGATCGAGCGGATCGTCGGCTTCTTCCGCCACGCCGCGCAGGGGCTGGAGGAGCGCAAGCAGATCCTCTACCTGCTGGGCCCGGTGGGCGGCGGCAAGTCGTCGCTGGCGGAGCGGCTGAAGTCGCTGATGGAGAAATGCCCGGTCTATGTGCTGAAGGCCGGCAAGGAGGTCAGCCCGGTCTTCGAAAGCCCGCTCGGCCTCTTCAACCCGGACGAGATGGGCGACCTGCTGGAGGACCGCTACGGCATCCCGCGCCGCCGGCTGACCGGCCTGATGAGCCCGTGGGCGGTGAAGCGGCTGGACGAGTTCGGCGGTGACATCTCCCGCTTCCGCGTCGTCAAGCTGCATCCCAGCAAGCTGCGCCAGATCTGCGTCACCAAGACGGAGCCGGGCGACGAGAACAACCAGGACATCTCCTCGCTGGTCGGCAAGGTCGACATTCGCAAGCTGGAGATGTACAGCCAGAACGACCCCGACGCCTACAGCTTCTCCGGCGGCCTGAACCGGGCCAGCCAGGGCCTGCTGGAATTCGTCGAGATGTTCAAGGCCCCGATCAAGATGCTCCACCCGCTGCTGACGGCGACCCAGGAGGGCAACTACGTCGGCTCGGAGAACATCGGCGCCATCCCGTTCCAGGGCATCATCCTCGCCCACTCGAACGAGGCGGAGTGGCAGTCCTTCAAGAACAACAAGAACAACGAAGCCTTCATCGACCGCATCTGCGTCATCAAGGTCCCCTACTGCCTGCGCGTGCAGGAGGAGCAGCGGATCTACGACAAGCTGGTCAAGGGCTCCGACCTCGCGACCGCGCCCTGCGCGCCGTCGACGCTGGAGATGCTGGCGAAGTTCTCGGTGCTGTCGCGCATGCGCGACCATCCGAACTCCAGCCTCTACTCCAAGATGCGCGTCTATGACGGCGAGAGCATGAAGGAGACCGACCCCAAGGCCAAGTCCATGCAGGAATACCGCGACCAGGCGGGCGTGGACGAGGGCATGGACGGCATCTCCACCCGCTTCGCCTTCAAGGTTCTGGCCGCGACCTTCAACTACGACTCCAACGAGATCTCGGCCGATCCCGTCCACCTGATGTACATCCTGGAGCAGTCGATCAAGCGGGAGCAGTTCCCCGACGACACCGAGAAGAAGTACATTGAGTTCATCAAGGCCGAGATGGCGCCGCGTTACGCGGAGTTCATCGGCAACGAGATCCAGAAGGCGTATCTGGAATCCTACAGCGACTATGGACAGAACCTGTTCGACCGCTATGTGGATTACGCCGACGCGTGGATCGAGGACCAGGACTTCAAGGACCCGGACACCGGTCAGCTGATGAACCGCGAGCTTCTGAACCAGGAGCTGACCAAGATCGAGAAGCCCGCCGGGATCGCCAACCCGAAGGACTTCCGCAACGAGGTCGTCAAGTTCGCGCTGCGCGCGCGGGCGGCGAACGCCGGGCGCAACCCCTCCTGGACGTCCTACGAGAAAATCCGTGAGGTGATCGAGAAACGCATGTTCTCCCAGGTGGAGGATCTGCTTCCGGTCATCAGCTTCGGGTCCAAGAAGGACGGCGAGACCGAGAAGAAGCACAACGAGTTCGTGTCGCGCATGATGTCGCGCGGCTACACCGAGCGGCAGGTCCGCCGGTTGGTCGAGTGGTACATGCGTGTGAAGCAGGCCGGCTGA
- a CDS encoding DUF4743 domain-containing protein, with product MSYLDHIRACNAHDLSGFRPFELERHRLGWVRHALAEQLPGVDPGFVVTADRVTLAPEVRDFEARSTVLAHAAQFLVETGAVSALRGEFYPVMPAWGAEPLMRIDRAVVAQFGTPAYGLHVNGFVRGPDGGLSLWIGRRARDREVAPGKLDNMIAGGQPIGLTLAENLVKEAQEEAGIDAALASRAVPVGAVTYRMETEAGLKQDTLFLYDLELDADFVPQNTDGEVERFELWPLDRVAESVRTTKDWKFNVSLVVIDFMVRHGWLTPEEPDYLEIVTGLRR from the coding sequence ATGAGCTATCTCGACCACATCCGCGCGTGCAACGCGCACGACCTCTCCGGCTTCCGTCCGTTCGAGCTGGAGAGGCATCGTCTCGGCTGGGTCCGCCACGCGCTGGCCGAGCAGCTTCCCGGCGTCGATCCGGGCTTCGTCGTCACCGCCGACCGGGTGACGCTGGCCCCGGAGGTCCGCGATTTCGAGGCGCGGTCCACCGTGCTGGCGCACGCCGCCCAGTTCCTCGTCGAGACGGGGGCCGTGTCCGCCCTGCGCGGCGAGTTCTATCCGGTCATGCCGGCTTGGGGCGCGGAACCGCTGATGCGCATCGACCGCGCGGTGGTGGCGCAGTTCGGCACCCCCGCCTACGGGCTGCACGTCAACGGCTTCGTGCGCGGGCCGGACGGCGGCCTGTCGCTGTGGATCGGCCGGCGCGCCCGCGACCGCGAGGTGGCGCCGGGCAAGCTCGACAACATGATCGCCGGCGGCCAGCCCATCGGCCTGACGCTGGCGGAGAACCTCGTCAAGGAAGCGCAGGAGGAGGCGGGAATCGACGCCGCCCTGGCGTCCCGGGCCGTCCCCGTCGGTGCCGTCACCTACCGCATGGAGACGGAGGCCGGGCTGAAGCAGGACACGCTGTTCCTCTACGACCTGGAGCTCGACGCGGATTTCGTTCCGCAAAACACCGACGGCGAGGTCGAGCGGTTCGAGCTGTGGCCGCTGGACCGCGTCGCGGAGTCGGTGCGCACGACGAAGGACTGGAAGTTCAACGTGAGTCTCGTCGTCATCGACTTCATGGTCCGCCACGGCTGGCTGACGCCGGAGGAGCCGGACTATCTGGAGATCGTGACCGGCCTGCGGCGTTAA